CCTCCCGAGACCCGGCAGGCGCCCGCCTCCGCCGGGGCGGACGAGGGCGCGTTCCTGGGGGAGGAACCGGACGTCGAGGAAGGCATCAAGGTCTTCCAGATCGAGGAAGACGCCCTCCCGGAGGAATGACCGTGTCGATGCCGCTTCTGGATGAACTGCCCGAGATCCTGCTCCAGGACGGCTGCGTCGGCCGCGAGGAGATGGAGAAGGCCGTCGAGGAGCAGAAGCTCACGGGGGGGCGGATCGACCAGATACTGGTCAAGAACGGCTACGTCACGGAAAAGACGCTGATGGCCTCCGTGGCGGCGCACCTGAACATCCCCCCCGTCGACCTTTCCAAGTTCAGGCCCGCCCCCGACGTCCTCGAGCTGGTCTCCCGGCAGGTCGCCAGCTTCTACAAGGTGATCCCGCTCGCCAAGATCGGCAACACCCTCACCTTGGCGATGGTCGATCCGCTGAACGTGCTCGCGCTCGACGACATCCGCCTCATCGCGGGGCTCGACATCCAGCCCGCCATCTGCGCGGGGAAGGAGTTCCGCGACGCGCTCGAGAATTTCTACTCCTCCAAGGCGAACATGGAGCACCTCCTCAAGGACGCCGTCGGCGTCGGCGTCGAGGCGAAGAAGAAGGAGTCCGAGCAGGACATCAACCTGGACGAGCTCGTCGAGCAGACCGGCCAGGTCTCCATCATCAAGATCGTGAACATGATGCTGGTGCAGGCGATCAAGGAGCGGGCGAGCGACATCCATATCGAGCCGTTCGAGAAGGAGATGAAGCTCCGCTACCGGGTCGACGGCGTCCTCCACGAGAGCGTCGCCCCCCCCAAGCATATGCAGAACGCCGTCACCTCCCGCATCAAGATCATGTCCAACCTCGACATCGCTGAGCGCCGCCTGCCGCAGGACGGGCGTTTCAGGATCAAGGTCCACGGGCGCGAGATCGACTTCCGCGTCTCCTGCCTCCCCACGAGCTTCGGCGAGAAGGTGGTGCTCCGCGTGCTCGACAAGAGCGGGCTCGACAACATCGACCTGGCGAAACTCGGCTTCCACAAGGAGGGGGCCGAGGCGTTCATAGGGGCGATCTCGTCCCCGTACGGGATGATCCTCATCACCGGCCCGACCGGCAGCGGGAAGTCGACCACCCTCTACGCCGCCCTCAAGGTCATCAACAAGCCCGAGGTGAACGTCATCACGGTCGAGGACCCGGTCGAGTACCAGATGCAGGGAATCAACCAGGTCTCGGTCCGCTCCGACATCGGCCTCACCTTCGCCGCGGGCCTCCGGTCGATCCTCCGGCAGGACCCCGACGTGATCATGATCGGGGAGATCCGGGACCTCGAGACCGCGGATATCGCGGTCAAGTCCGCCCTCACCGGGCACCTTGTCCTCTCGACGCTCCACACCAACGACGCCGCGAGCGCCATCACCCGCCTCGACGACATGGGCATCGAGCCGTTCCTCATCTCCTCCTCGACCCTCCTCGTCGCCGCGCAGCGCCTCGTCCGGCGCATCTGCAAGAAGTGCAAGAAGGAGATCGACGTCCCCGAGGACGCCCTCCGCCTGGCCCAGATGAGCTACCCGAAGGGCCAGAAGCCCCTGGTCTGGCGCGGGACCGGCTGCGGCGCGTGCAACAACACCGGCTACTCGGGCCGGATGGCGCTCATCGAGGTGATCGCCATCGACGACGAGGTCCGCGGACAGATCATGAAGCGCGCGACCGGGCGCGAGATCAAGCTCGCCGCGATGCGGCGGGGGATGAAGACGCTCAGGATGGTCGGCCTCGACCGGGTGCGGGAGGGGGAGACCACCATCGAGGAGGTGCTGCGCGTCACCGCGCCCGACTGACGGGCGCGGAACGGCAGGCGCGGCGCCGCGGGGCGTCTTCCCCCTCCGCCGGCGGAGGGGCGCCGCGGTGACGGGTTCGCACGGAGGTGTGGCGCATGGTCAACTTCAAATACACGGCCAAGGATCTGCAGGGGCGCGACGTCGCCGCGACGATGACCGCCGAGAGCGAGGGGGAGGTCATCGGCAAGCTCCGCAAGAGCGGCCTCATCCCGGTCAAGATCGTCCGGGACGAGAAGGCGGGGCGGAAGCGGTTCCAGAAGAAGGTGAAGGCGGAGGCGGTCGTGATCTTCGCCCGCCAGCTCGCCACGATGATCGAGGCGGGGCTCCCCCTCGTCCAGGGGCTCGAGGCGCTCGAGCAGCAGCAGGTCCAGTACCCGGTCTTCGCCGCCGTCATCAAGACGGTCAAGGAGGACGTCGAGGGGGGGAAGAGCCTCTCGGACGCGCTGGAGCGGCACCCGCGGGCCTTCGGCGCGCTGGTCGTGAACCTGGTCCGCGCGGGGGAGAACAGCGGCACCCTCGCCGAGATCATGGACCGTATCGCCAAGTACCTCGAATCGGCCCGCGCGCTCCAGAAGAAGGTGAAATCCGCGATGATGTACCCGCTCGTCGTCTCGGTGATGGCGCTCATCATCACGATCGTGCTGCTCGTCAAGGTGATCCCGGTCTTCGGCACCATCTTCTCGAGCTTCGGCGCCGAACTGCCGCTCCCGACGCAGATGCTGCTCACGTTCAGCGACTACCTGCGCCGGTACATCCTTCTCGCCCTTGCCGGGATCGTCGGGATCGTCTTCGCGTTCCGCGCCTTCTACAAGACCGACAAGGGGCGTCTCCGCGTTGACGCCCTCGTCCTCCGGCTGCCGGTCTTCGGCGACCTGATCCACAAGGTGGTCCTCTCCCGCTTCGCCCGGACGCTCAGCACCCTGGTGCGGAGCGGCGTCCCGATCCTGCGCTCGCTCGACATCGTCGCCAAGACCGCCGGCAACTACGCGGTGGAGCTCGCCGTCGGCAAGGCGGCGCAGAAGATCAAGGAGGGGGAGAGCATCGCGGGGCCGCTCGAGGAGACCAAGATGTTCACGCCGATGGTGGTGCGGATGATCTCGGTGGGGGAGAAGACCGGCAAGGTGGACACGATGCTCGAGAAGATCGCGGACTTCTTCGACGACCAGGTCCAGACCACCCTCGCCGGCTTCACCGCCCTCATCGAGCCGCTCCTGATCGCCTTCCTCGGCATCGTGGTCGGGACGATCGTGATCTGCATGTTCCTCCCGATCCTCAGGCTCTCCTCGGTCGTCAAGATCTGAACGCGGCAGGGGGGGCGCGGCGCGCGTCCCCCCGAACGGAGCGTGCGCCATGAAGCTCGCCCGGGAACGGACGGAGTTGCTGAGCCGCGTCAAATGGTTCATGCTGCTCCGGCTGATCCTGATATCGGTCCTGATGCCGGTCAGCGCCTGGGTCTTCGGGCAGGGGGCCACCCCCTTCTTCTTCGTCATCGGGGTGCTCTACTGCGCCACGCTCCTCTACATCGTCCTTTTGAAGACGCCGGTGCGGCTCAGGACGCAGGCGTACGGGCAGTTCCTCTTCGACGCCGCGGTCGTGACCGCGTTGCTGAGCTTCACCGGGGGGATCAACAGCAACTTCGTGTTGCTCTACGTGCTGGTGATCGTCTTCGCGAGCCTCATCCTCGGGAGACAGGCGGGGATGGTCCTCGCGGTCAGCTCCA
This window of the Chlamydiota bacterium genome carries:
- the tadA gene encoding Flp pilus assembly complex ATPase component TadA; amino-acid sequence: MPLLDELPEILLQDGCVGREEMEKAVEEQKLTGGRIDQILVKNGYVTEKTLMASVAAHLNIPPVDLSKFRPAPDVLELVSRQVASFYKVIPLAKIGNTLTLAMVDPLNVLALDDIRLIAGLDIQPAICAGKEFRDALENFYSSKANMEHLLKDAVGVGVEAKKKESEQDINLDELVEQTGQVSIIKIVNMMLVQAIKERASDIHIEPFEKEMKLRYRVDGVLHESVAPPKHMQNAVTSRIKIMSNLDIAERRLPQDGRFRIKVHGREIDFRVSCLPTSFGEKVVLRVLDKSGLDNIDLAKLGFHKEGAEAFIGAISSPYGMILITGPTGSGKSTTLYAALKVINKPEVNVITVEDPVEYQMQGINQVSVRSDIGLTFAAGLRSILRQDPDVIMIGEIRDLETADIAVKSALTGHLVLSTLHTNDAASAITRLDDMGIEPFLISSSTLLVAAQRLVRRICKKCKKEIDVPEDALRLAQMSYPKGQKPLVWRGTGCGACNNTGYSGRMALIEVIAIDDEVRGQIMKRATGREIKLAAMRRGMKTLRMVGLDRVREGETTIEEVLRVTAPD
- a CDS encoding type II secretion system F family protein → MVNFKYTAKDLQGRDVAATMTAESEGEVIGKLRKSGLIPVKIVRDEKAGRKRFQKKVKAEAVVIFARQLATMIEAGLPLVQGLEALEQQQVQYPVFAAVIKTVKEDVEGGKSLSDALERHPRAFGALVVNLVRAGENSGTLAEIMDRIAKYLESARALQKKVKSAMMYPLVVSVMALIITIVLLVKVIPVFGTIFSSFGAELPLPTQMLLTFSDYLRRYILLALAGIVGIVFAFRAFYKTDKGRLRVDALVLRLPVFGDLIHKVVLSRFARTLSTLVRSGVPILRSLDIVAKTAGNYAVELAVGKAAQKIKEGESIAGPLEETKMFTPMVVRMISVGEKTGKVDTMLEKIADFFDDQVQTTLAGFTALIEPLLIAFLGIVVGTIVICMFLPILRLSSVVKI